From one Gemmatimonadaceae bacterium genomic stretch:
- a CDS encoding sigma-54-dependent Fis family transcriptional regulator, giving the protein MSARRILVVDDEKGIRQALSQLLEYEGYEVRSASGGTEGIGEYEKFKPHLVFLDVKMAGLDGLEVLKRIRQIDGNALVVMISGHATIQTAVEATQLGAYDILEKPLDTDRVLVLLRNAFEHRLLSDENERLRQTIESRYEIVGRTYVIRALLERIEKVAGTPARVLITGENGTGKELVARAIHRGSPRAKKPFVEVNCAAIPSELIESELFGHMKGSFTGAISDRAGKFEQADHGTLFLDEIGDMSLAAQAKVLRVLQDGVVTRIGGNKPVQVDVRVLAATNKDVEAEIAAGRFREDLYYRLNVVPITVPPLRERREDIEQLVIHFLRQFAARDGLPARDITDDALRRLSELDWPGNVRELRNTIERLVILANAATIGAADVDRLVGRRTAEPTGLGNLVDCVTFEEFKQSAERAFLVAKLRAFDWNVSETARALDMPRSNLYKKIERYGLTREITPDPLSTVR; this is encoded by the coding sequence ATGAGCGCACGTCGCATTCTCGTTGTTGACGATGAAAAGGGCATTCGCCAGGCCCTCAGCCAGCTCCTCGAGTATGAGGGCTACGAGGTTCGCTCGGCATCCGGCGGCACGGAGGGCATCGGCGAGTACGAGAAATTCAAGCCGCATCTGGTATTTCTCGACGTCAAGATGGCGGGGCTGGACGGACTCGAGGTGCTCAAGCGCATCCGGCAGATTGACGGCAACGCCCTGGTGGTGATGATCAGCGGGCATGCCACCATCCAGACGGCCGTGGAAGCCACGCAGCTTGGCGCCTACGACATCCTCGAAAAGCCGCTCGACACCGATCGCGTGCTGGTGCTGCTGCGCAATGCGTTCGAGCATCGGCTGCTGAGCGATGAGAACGAGCGGCTGCGACAGACCATCGAATCACGCTACGAGATTGTCGGTCGCACCTACGTCATTCGCGCGCTGCTGGAACGCATTGAAAAGGTGGCGGGAACGCCCGCACGGGTGCTGATCACCGGCGAGAATGGCACCGGCAAGGAGCTGGTGGCGCGGGCCATTCATCGCGGATCGCCGCGGGCCAAGAAACCGTTTGTCGAGGTGAATTGCGCCGCCATTCCGTCGGAGCTCATCGAGAGCGAGCTGTTCGGCCATATGAAAGGCTCGTTCACGGGCGCCATCAGTGATCGCGCCGGCAAGTTTGAGCAGGCCGACCATGGCACGCTGTTCCTTGACGAAATCGGCGACATGTCGCTGGCCGCCCAGGCAAAGGTATTGCGCGTGCTGCAGGACGGTGTCGTGACGCGCATTGGCGGCAACAAGCCCGTTCAGGTGGACGTGCGCGTGTTGGCCGCCACCAACAAGGATGTCGAAGCGGAAATCGCCGCGGGGCGATTTCGCGAGGACTTGTACTATCGCCTGAACGTGGTGCCCATCACCGTGCCGCCGCTGCGTGAGCGGCGTGAAGATATCGAACAGTTGGTCATTCACTTCCTGCGCCAGTTTGCGGCGCGCGATGGATTGCCGGCGCGTGATATCACCGATGACGCGCTGCGTCGGCTGTCGGAACTGGACTGGCCCGGGAACGTGCGCGAGCTGCGCAACACCATTGAGCGGCTGGTGATCCTGGCCAACGCGGCCACTATTGGCGCGGCAGACGTCGACCGTTTGGTCGGGCGCCGTACGGCCGAGCCCACGGGCCTGGGCAACCTGGTGGACTGCGTCACGTTCGAAGAGTTCAAGCAGTCTGCCGAGCGCGCATTTCTGGTGGCCAAGCTTCGGGCGTTCGACTGGAACGTGTCGGAAACGGCGCGTGCGCTCGATATGCCGCGGTCGAATCTCTACAAGAAGATCGAGCGTTATGGTTTGACGAGAGAAATCACGCCTGACCCTCTATCGACGGTTCGATGA